From Ailuropoda melanoleuca isolate Jingjing chromosome 8, ASM200744v2, whole genome shotgun sequence, a single genomic window includes:
- the MPZL2 gene encoding myelin protein zero-like protein 2, protein MYGKSPSCAGLLLLGVQLTALWPIAAVEIYTSQVLEAVNGTDVRLKCTFSSFAPVGDALTVTWNFRPRDGGPEQFVFYYHVDPFKPMSGRFKDRVVWDGNPERYDVSIILWKLQFDDNGTYTCQVKNPPDVDGLIGEIRLSVVHTVRFSEIYFLALAIGSACALMVIIVIVVVLVQHFRKKRWAERAHKVVEIKPKEEERLNQEKKVSVYLEDTD, encoded by the exons ATGTATGGCAAAAGCCCTTCGTGTGCTGGGCTGCTTCTCCTTGGCGTACAGCTCACAG CCCTTTGGCCGATAGCCGCGGTGGAAATTTACACGTCCCAAGTGCTAGAGGCTGTCAACGGGACAGATGTTCGGTTAAAATGCACTTTCTCCAGCTTTGCCCCTGTGGGTGATGCTCTGACAGTGACCTGGAACTTCCGGCCTCGAGATGGGGGGCCTGAGCAGTTT GTATTCTACTACCATGTGGATCCCTTCAAACCCATGAGTGGGCGTTTCAAGGATCGGGTGGTCTGGGATGGGAACCCTGAGCGGTACGATGTCTCCATCATCCTGTGGAAGCTGCAGTTCGATGACAATGGGACATACACCTGCCAGGTGAAGAACCCACCTGACGTGGATGGGCTGATAGGGGAGATCCGGCTAAGCGTTGTGCACACTG TCCGCTTCTCTGAGATCTACTTCCTGGCCCTGGCCATTGGCTCAGCCTGTGCACTGATGGTCATAATAGTAATCGTGGTGGTCCTCGTCCAGCATTTCCGGAAGAAGCGATGGGCTGAGAGAGCTCATAAAGTGGTGGAGATAAAACC